The following are from one region of the Macadamia integrifolia cultivar HAES 741 unplaced genomic scaffold, SCU_Mint_v3 scaffold1681, whole genome shotgun sequence genome:
- the LOC122064547 gene encoding probable galacturonosyltransferase-like 7, whose protein sequence is MLWIMRFSGFFSAAMVMIVLSPSMQSFPPAEAIRSSHFDGYLRFPSQIPAVDSLNLLSFRKASAFRNAEECGSADISIPGEKTVCDPSLVHIAITLDVEYLRGSIAAVHSVLQHSMCPENVFFHFLVSETNLETLVRSAFPQLKFKVYYFDPEIVKNLISTSVRQALEQPLNYARNYLADILEPCVQRVIYLDSDLVVVDDVAKLWATDLGSRTVGAPEYCHANFTKYFTSKFWSEKRFSNAFTGRRPCYFNTGVMVMDLVRWRRFGYTKKIERWMEIQKNGRIYELGSLPPFLLVFAGHVAPIEHRWNQHGLGGDNVKGSCRDLHPGPVSLLHWSGSGKPWLRLDSNRPCPLDALWAPYDLYGPSP, encoded by the coding sequence ATGCTTTGGATCATGAGATTTTCCGGTTTCTTCTCCGCAGCAATGGTCATGATCGTATTATCTCCGTCCATGCAATCATTCCCGCCTGCCGAAGCCATTAGATCCTCTCATTTCGATGGATACCTTCGGTTTCCCAGCCAGATTCCTGCTGTCGATTCCTTGAACCTATTATCCTTCAGAAAAGCCTCGGCATTTCGCAATGCGGAAGAATGCGGCTCCGCCGACATCAGTATCCCCGGCGAAAAGACCGTTTGCGACCCTTCTCTCGTCCACATAGCCATCACGCTTGACGTCGAGTACCTGCGCGGCTCCATCGCTGCCGTTCATTCGGTCCTGCAGCATTCTATGTGTCCCGAGAAcgttttcttccatttcctcgTATCGGAGACGaatcttgaaaccctagttcgTTCTGCGTTTCCGCAGTTGAAGTTTAAGGTCTATTATTTCGATCCAGAGATTGTGAAGAACCTGATCTCGACATCGGTGAGGCAAGCGCTGGAGCAGCCGCTGAATTACGCGAGGAATTACCTTGCGGACATCCTTGAGCCTTGCGTTCAGCGAGTGATATACCTGGATTCCGATCTCGTCGTGGTGGATGATGTAGCCAAGCTTTGGGCGACGGACCTTGGCTCCAGAACAGTAGGAGCGCCGGAATACTGCCATGCCAACTTCACCAAGTATTTCACGTCGAAATTTTGGTCGGAAAAGCGTTTCTCGAACGCCTTCACGGGGAGGAGGCCATGTTACTTCAACACGGGAGTGATGGTGATGGATCTGGTCAGGTGGAGAAGATTTGGGTACACGAAGAAGATCGAACGGTGGATGGAGATTCAGAAAAATGGCCGGATTTACGAACTGGGTTCATTGCCGCCGTTCCTTCTTGTCTTCGCGGGACACGTGGCGCCGATCGAACACAGGTGGAACCAGCACGGTCTTGGAGGGGATAACGTGAAAGGTAGTTGTCGCGATCTCCATCCCGGTCCGGTGAGCCTTTTGCACTGGAGCGGGAGCGGCAAACCTTGGCTCAGACTCGACTCGAACCGGCCTTGCCCCCTTGACGCGCTTTGGGCCCCATACGATCTCTACGGACCCTCGCCGTGA